A single genomic interval of Cervus elaphus chromosome 26, mCerEla1.1, whole genome shotgun sequence harbors:
- the FBXO30 gene encoding F-box only protein 30 codes for MEEELQHPHCVNCVSRRCMTRPEPGISCDLIGCPLVCGAVFHACKADEHRLLCPFERVPCLNSDFGCPFTMARNKVAEHLEMCPASVVCCTMEWNRWPVSYADRKSYENLSRDVDEVAQLDMALALQDQRMLLESLKVATMMSKATDKVSEPREQISVKPSVSEIPHTNGLVSVDEESYGALYQATVETTRSLAAALDILNTATRDIGMLSTSLCASPNEMNEEQNARESLQNRNLKDQDHLYEDEMGAVGGIDHKDTSQNAQLEQNGSSDLLCDLDASSYGTSALCNGFPLEDICAQVIEQNQDLCTDSKQSNLTNGECVASDGPSEPSSSLLVAAQVREVIPPNALPNGTVQHILMPDDDEDLCWKKVDLGDLRNVDVLSFSHPPSFKFLSNSCWSKPKEDKAVDTSDLEVAEDPMGLQGIDLITAALLFCLGDSPGGRGISDSRMADVYHVDFGTQTFSLPSAILATNTMVGEIASASACDHANPQLSNPSPFQTLGLDLVLECVARYQPKQRPMFTFVCGQLFRRKEFSSHFKNVHGDIHAGLNGWMEQRCPLAYYGCTYSQRRFCPSTQGAKIIHDHHLRSFGVQPSVSTVLVEPARNCVLGLHSDHLSSLPFEVLQHIAGFLDGFSLCQLSCVSKLMRDVCGSLLQSRGMVILQWGKKKYPEGNSSWQIKEKVWRFSTAFCSVNEWKFADILSMADHLKKCSYNIVEKREEAIPLPCMCVTRELTKEGRSLRSVLKPVL; via the exons ATGGAGGAGGAGCTGCAGCATCCGCACTGCGTTAATTGTGTCAGTAGACGATGTATGACAAGACCGGAGCCTGGGATTTCCTGTGACTTGATTGGTTGTCCGTTGGTTTGTGGAGCAGTTTTCCATGCATGTAAGGCTGATGAGCATCGACTTTTATGTCCATTTGAACGAGTGCCTTGCTTAAATAGTGACTTCGGATGTCCATTTACAATGGCTCGAAATAAAGTTGCTGAACATCTAGAAATGTGTCCTGCAAGTGTGGTGTGCTGTACTATGGAATGGAACCGATGGCCAGTTAGTTATGCAGACCGGAAATCATATGAAAATCTAAGCAGAGATGTTGATGAAGTGGCACAATTAGATATGGCCTTGGCCCTTCAAGACCAACGGATGCTCTTAGAATCTCTCAAAGTAGCCACCATGATGTCAAAAGCAACTGATAAAGTGTCAGAACCTAGAGAACAGATCTCAGTTAAACCAAGTGTCTCAGAAATACCACATACTAATGGTTTGGTATCTGTTGATGAAGAATCTTATGGTGCACTTTATCAAGCTACTGTTGAAACAACCCGAAGTTTGGCTGCTGCTTTAGATATTCTGAATACTGCTACAAGAGACATTGGCATGTTAAGTACGAGCCTTTGTGCTTCcccaaatgaaatgaatgaagagCAAAATGCCAGAGAAAGCTTACAGAATAGAAACCTGAAAGACCAGGACCATCTTTATGAGGATGAGATGGGAGCAGTAGGTGGGATTGACCATAAGGACACGAGTCAGAATGCCCAGTTGGAACAAAATGGTTCAAGTGATTTATTATGTGACTTGGATGCCAGTTCTTATGGCACTTCTGCTCTTTGTAATGGCTTTCCTTTGGAAGATATATGTGCACAGGTCATTGAGCAGAACCAGGATTTATGTACTGATTCAAAACAAAGTAACTTAACAAATGGAGAATGTGTGGCATCAGATGGCCCTTCAGAACCTTCTAGTTCACTTTTAGTAGCAGCACAGGTTAGGGAAGTAATACCACCTAATGCTTTGCCTAATGGCACAGTTCAGCATATCCTCATGCCAGATGATGATGAAGACTTGTGTTGGAAAAAAGTAGATTTAGGGGACCTACGGAATGTGGATGTCTTATCTTTCAGTCACCCTCCTTCATTCAAATTTCTTTCAAATTCATGTTGGTCTAAACCAAAGGAAGATAAAGCAGTAGATACATCAGATTTGGAAGTTGCAGAAGATCCAATGGGTCTCCAAGGAATAGATCTAATCACAGCAGCATTACTGTTTTGTCTAGGAGATTCTCCAGGAGGAAGGGGTATATCTGATAGTCGCATGGCTGATGTTTATCATGTTGACTTTGGGACTCAGACTTTTTCACTTCCATCTGCCATTTTAGCTACAAATACAATGGTTGGGGaaatagcttcagcttcagcttgtGATCATGCCAACCCACAGCTTTCAAATCCAAGCCCTTTTCAGACACTGGGGCTGGACTTAGTATTGGAATGTGTCGCTAGGTACCAGCCCAAGCAGCGTCCAATGTTTACATTTGTTTGTGGACAgttatttagaagaaaagaattttCATCACATTTTAAGAACGTGCATGGTGACATTCATGCTGGACTCAATGGCTGGATGGAACAGAGGTGTCCTCTAGCATATTATGGTTGTACCTATTCGCAGCGTAGATTTTGTCCGTCAACACAAGGAGCAAAGATTATACATGACCACCATTTGCGGTCATTTGGAGTTCAGCCATCTGTATCTACAGTGTTAGTAGAGCCTGCTAGAAACTGTGTGCTGGGTTTACATAGTGACCATCTAAGTAGTCTTCCTTTTGAAGTCCTGCAACATATTGCAGGGTTTCTCGACGGCTTCAGCTTATGCCAGCTCTCATGTGTATCCAAGTTAATGAGGGATGTGTGTGGCAGTCTTCTCCAGTCTCGCGGAATGGTCATACTTCAGTGGGGGAAAAAGAAGTATCCAGAAGGAAATTCGTCATGGCAGATAAAAGAAAAG GTATGGCGATTCAGTACTGCATTTTGTTCTGTCAATGAATGGAAGTTTGCTGACATCCTGAGCATGGCTGACCACTTGAAGAAGTGCAGTTACAATATTGTAGAGAAGCGGGAGGAAGCAATCCCATTGCCATGTATGTGCGTGACACGAGAACTCACTAAAGAAGGACGTTCACTTCGCTCAGTTTTAAAACCTgtactttaa